The following proteins come from a genomic window of Achromobacter deleyi:
- the gspE gene encoding type II secretion system ATPase GspE, whose protein sequence is MSAHPLPYAWARAQRAVLSLRAGHAQLTVSPRTPEWAVREIQRCHGDIAVARVDDEALETLLAATYSHAEDAASVMGVAENEIDLDRLLQDMPEVADLLDAQDDAPVIRMINALFAQAARDGASDIHIEPFETHSVVRYRVDGTLRDVVSPRKALHAALISRIKIMAHLDIAEKRLPQDGRIALRVGGRPIDVRVSTLPTGHGERAVLRLLDKEAGRLQLEKLGMAPGVLRQLDRLIRQPHGIVLVTGPTGSGKTTTLYAALSRLDASTSNILTVEDPIEYDLAGISQTQVNAKIDMSFALALRAILRQDPDVIMIGEIRDLETAQIAVQASLTGHLVLATLHTNDAVSAVTRLTDMGVEPFLLSSSLLGVLAQRLVRKLCPACKKPSMQDGARVFQPVGCEACNHTGYAGRSGIHELFTVDDEARRLIHEGRDERELRRAASAAGMLSMREDGARWVESGETSPEEILRVTRDA, encoded by the coding sequence ATGAGCGCGCATCCCTTGCCCTATGCCTGGGCGCGCGCGCAGCGGGCGGTGCTGTCGCTGCGCGCCGGCCATGCGCAGTTGACGGTCAGTCCGCGCACGCCCGAATGGGCGGTGCGCGAGATCCAGCGCTGCCATGGCGACATCGCCGTGGCGCGGGTCGATGACGAGGCGCTGGAAACGCTGCTGGCCGCCACCTACAGCCACGCCGAGGACGCCGCCTCGGTGATGGGCGTGGCCGAGAACGAGATCGACCTGGACCGCCTGCTGCAGGACATGCCCGAGGTGGCCGACCTGCTGGACGCGCAGGACGACGCGCCGGTGATCCGCATGATCAACGCGCTGTTCGCGCAGGCGGCGCGCGACGGCGCCAGCGATATCCACATCGAGCCGTTCGAGACCCATTCGGTGGTGCGCTACCGGGTCGACGGCACGCTGCGCGACGTGGTCTCGCCGCGCAAGGCGCTGCACGCGGCCCTGATCTCGCGCATCAAGATCATGGCGCACCTGGACATCGCCGAAAAGCGCCTGCCGCAGGACGGCCGCATCGCGCTGCGGGTCGGCGGCCGGCCGATCGACGTGCGCGTCTCGACGCTGCCCACCGGGCATGGCGAGCGCGCGGTGCTGCGCCTGCTGGACAAGGAAGCCGGCCGCCTGCAGCTGGAGAAGCTGGGCATGGCGCCCGGCGTGCTGCGGCAGCTGGACCGGCTGATCCGCCAGCCGCACGGCATCGTGCTGGTGACCGGCCCCACCGGCAGCGGCAAGACCACCACGCTGTACGCGGCGCTGAGCCGGCTGGACGCGTCCACCAGCAATATCCTGACGGTGGAGGATCCGATCGAGTACGACCTGGCGGGCATCAGCCAGACCCAGGTCAACGCCAAGATCGACATGAGCTTCGCGCTGGCGCTGCGCGCCATCCTGCGCCAGGATCCGGACGTCATCATGATCGGTGAAATCCGTGACCTGGAGACGGCGCAGATCGCGGTGCAGGCGTCGCTGACGGGCCACCTGGTGCTGGCCACGCTGCACACCAACGACGCGGTGTCGGCGGTGACGCGCCTGACCGACATGGGGGTGGAGCCGTTCCTGCTGTCCTCGTCGCTGCTGGGCGTGCTGGCGCAGCGGCTGGTGCGCAAGCTGTGCCCGGCCTGCAAGAAGCCGTCGATGCAGGACGGCGCACGGGTGTTCCAGCCGGTCGGCTGCGAGGCCTGCAACCACACCGGCTACGCCGGCCGTTCCGGCATCCATGAACTGTTCACCGTGGACGACGAGGCGCGTCGCCTGATCCACGAAGGCCGCGACGAGCGCGAACTGCGCCGCGCCGCCAGCGCTGCTGGCATGCTCAGCATGCGCGAGGACGGCGCGCGCTGGGTCGAGAGCGGCGAGACCTCGCCGGAGGAAATCCTGCGGGTGACGCGCGACGCCTAG
- a CDS encoding TlpA disulfide reductase family protein — translation MRRAALCACLALAAVTARAGPPARPAARPPAGQAWDFSLPTLDGGRFVRLSALAGPVLVNFWGRDCPPCVEELPRLQAFADAHPAWTVLLVSTDAPADAREFAQRRGITLPVLRPGGNVVALMRAAGNRGGALPFTVAVIGARICDGQLGALSVADLQRLDAACAPVAPQPATTAPSAPTP, via the coding sequence ATGCGGCGCGCCGCGCTGTGCGCCTGCCTGGCGCTCGCGGCCGTGACCGCGCGGGCAGGCCCGCCAGCGCGGCCCGCCGCGCGCCCGCCGGCGGGCCAGGCCTGGGATTTTTCGCTGCCGACGCTCGATGGCGGCCGCTTCGTGCGGCTGTCGGCCCTGGCCGGCCCGGTGCTGGTCAATTTCTGGGGCCGCGACTGCCCGCCGTGCGTGGAAGAGCTGCCGCGCCTGCAGGCCTTCGCCGACGCGCATCCGGCGTGGACGGTGCTGCTGGTCAGCACCGATGCGCCCGCCGACGCCCGCGAATTCGCGCAACGCCGCGGCATCACCCTGCCGGTGCTGCGCCCCGGCGGCAATGTCGTGGCGTTGATGCGGGCGGCCGGCAATCGCGGCGGCGCCCTGCCCTTCACGGTCGCCGTCATCGGCGCGCGCATCTGCGATGGGCAACTCGGGGCGCTGTCGGTCGCGGACCTGCAACGCCTTGACGCGGCATGCGCGCCGGTGGCGCCGCAACCCGCCACTACGGCGCCGTCCGCGCCAACGCCCTAG
- a CDS encoding NAD(+) synthase → MSNPFFNLYSHGFARVAVGVPECRVADPAFNAAQTIALAQQAAQGGAVLAAFPELGLSAYTCDDLFHQKALLDACEAALDQVVRATAELDIAVVVGAPLRVAHQLYNCAVVAAGGRILGVVPKSYLPNYGEFYEARQFSAADCAVATEIRLLEQTVPFGAELLFQMEKLPLFQFHVEICEDVWVPIPPSSFAALAGATVLVNLSASNIVVGKSAYRHQLVAQQSARCLAAYMYTSAGRGESSTDLAWDGQALIYENGELLGESERFLNESHLLFSDVDLERLSRERMHQTTFGQSARRHRDEVRKFRQVLVPVAAPLEDAELPLERRVPRFPYVPADAQRRDARCREVYSIQVQALAQRLSASGMSKVVIGISGGLDSTHALLVCAQAMDTLGLPRANILAVTMPGFATSSRTLQQARQLMAVVGCTASEVDIRPSCLQMLKDLGHPYADGKPVYDITFENVQAGERTNHLFRIANFNNAIVIGTGDLSELALGWCTYGVGDHMSHYSVNASVPKTLITHLVRWVAESGRLGEAGAAVLLDVLGTDVSPELVPGGDDGKPTQKSEDTIGPYELQDFNLYYTLRYGFAPTKVAFLALAAWRDRDAGAWPEGGHVARNQYDLAAIKRNLKIFLDRFFRLSQFKRTCVPNAPKVGSGGSLSPRGDWRAPSDSESVVWMRDADRIPDAAPPA, encoded by the coding sequence ATGTCGAACCCGTTCTTCAACCTGTATTCCCACGGCTTCGCCCGGGTCGCCGTGGGCGTGCCCGAATGCCGGGTCGCGGATCCGGCCTTCAACGCCGCGCAGACCATCGCGCTGGCGCAGCAGGCGGCCCAGGGCGGCGCCGTGCTGGCGGCGTTCCCCGAACTCGGCCTGTCGGCCTACACCTGCGACGACCTGTTCCACCAGAAGGCCCTGCTGGACGCCTGCGAGGCGGCGCTGGACCAGGTGGTACGCGCCACGGCCGAGCTGGACATCGCCGTCGTCGTCGGCGCGCCGCTGCGGGTGGCGCACCAGTTGTACAACTGCGCGGTGGTGGCGGCCGGCGGCCGCATCCTGGGCGTGGTGCCCAAGAGCTACCTGCCCAACTACGGCGAATTCTACGAAGCGCGCCAGTTCAGCGCGGCCGATTGCGCCGTCGCCACCGAGATCCGCCTGCTGGAGCAGACCGTGCCGTTCGGCGCCGAGCTGCTGTTCCAGATGGAAAAGCTGCCGCTGTTCCAGTTCCACGTCGAGATCTGCGAAGACGTCTGGGTGCCGATCCCGCCGTCCTCGTTCGCGGCGCTGGCCGGCGCCACGGTGCTGGTGAACCTGTCGGCCTCGAACATCGTGGTCGGCAAGTCGGCCTACCGCCACCAGCTGGTGGCGCAGCAGTCGGCGCGCTGCCTGGCGGCCTACATGTATACGTCGGCCGGCCGTGGCGAGTCGTCCACCGACCTGGCCTGGGACGGCCAGGCGCTGATCTACGAGAACGGCGAGCTGCTGGGCGAGTCCGAGCGCTTCCTGAACGAATCGCACCTGCTGTTCTCCGACGTCGACCTTGAGCGCCTGTCGCGCGAGCGCATGCACCAGACCACCTTCGGCCAGTCGGCGCGGCGCCACCGCGACGAAGTGCGCAAATTCCGCCAGGTGCTGGTGCCGGTCGCGGCGCCGCTGGAAGACGCCGAGCTGCCGCTGGAGCGGCGCGTGCCGCGCTTCCCCTACGTGCCGGCCGACGCCCAGCGCCGCGACGCGCGCTGCCGCGAGGTCTACAGCATCCAGGTGCAGGCGCTGGCGCAGCGCCTGTCGGCCAGCGGCATGTCCAAGGTGGTCATCGGCATTTCGGGCGGGCTGGATTCGACCCACGCGCTGCTGGTCTGCGCCCAGGCGATGGACACGCTGGGGCTGCCGCGCGCCAATATCCTGGCCGTGACCATGCCGGGTTTCGCCACCAGCAGCCGCACGCTGCAGCAGGCGCGCCAGCTGATGGCGGTGGTGGGTTGCACGGCCTCCGAGGTCGACATCCGCCCGAGCTGCCTGCAGATGCTCAAGGACCTCGGCCATCCCTATGCCGATGGCAAGCCGGTGTACGACATCACCTTCGAGAACGTGCAGGCCGGCGAGCGCACCAACCACCTGTTCCGCATCGCCAATTTCAACAACGCCATCGTCATCGGCACGGGCGACCTGAGTGAACTGGCGCTGGGCTGGTGCACCTATGGCGTGGGCGATCACATGTCGCACTACAGCGTCAACGCCAGCGTGCCCAAGACCCTGATCACGCACCTGGTGCGCTGGGTGGCCGAGTCCGGCCGCCTGGGCGAGGCCGGCGCGGCGGTGCTGCTGGACGTGCTGGGCACGGACGTCAGCCCCGAGCTGGTGCCGGGCGGCGACGATGGCAAGCCGACGCAGAAGAGCGAAGACACCATCGGCCCCTACGAGCTGCAGGATTTCAACCTGTACTACACGCTGCGCTACGGCTTCGCGCCGACCAAGGTGGCGTTCCTGGCGCTGGCGGCCTGGCGCGACCGCGATGCCGGCGCCTGGCCGGAAGGCGGCCACGTGGCGCGCAACCAGTACGACCTGGCGGCGATCAAGCGCAACCTGAAGATCTTCCTGGACCGGTTCTTCCGCCTCAGCCAGTTCAAGCGCACCTGCGTGCCGAACGCGCCCAAGGTGGGCTCGGGCGGCTCGCTGTCGCCGCGCGGCGACTGGCGCGCGCCGAGCGATTCCGAGTCGGTGGTGTGGATGCGCGACGCCGACCGGATTCCGGACGCGGCGCCGCCGGCCTGA
- the gspF gene encoding type II secretion system inner membrane protein GspF, which yields MPSFRYEATDALGKIVQGTIDADSERGARNQLRGRGLLPLSTSPAARAEGLGAALRTRLSDADLAWLTRQLASLLAARLPLDAALSATLEQAEKKHIAATLEGVRDDVRAGHRLSTALASRPRDFPEIYRALIGAGEESGDLAQVMEKLADYIEERNTLRSKVMTAFIYPAVVACVSVIIVIFLLGYVVPQVVSAFNHAKQQLPLLTRIMLGLSDYVREWGLATGAAIALAIVLWRYSLRVPAARRAWHARVLRLPLAGRFVLGVNAARFASTLAILCGSGVALLTALDAARRTLGNDVLRGAVDEAAARVREGASLSASLAAQKAFPSLLIHLIASGEKTGQLPELLDRGAQNLSRDLERRAMAMTALLEPALILLMGGFVLLIVLAVMMPILEMNQLIR from the coding sequence ATGCCATCCTTTCGTTACGAAGCGACTGACGCGCTCGGAAAAATCGTGCAGGGCACGATCGACGCCGACAGCGAGCGCGGCGCCCGCAACCAGCTGCGCGGCCGCGGCCTGTTGCCCCTGTCCACCTCTCCCGCCGCGCGCGCCGAAGGCCTGGGCGCCGCCCTGCGCACCCGCCTGTCCGACGCCGACCTGGCCTGGCTCACGCGCCAGCTCGCCAGCCTGCTCGCCGCGCGCCTGCCGCTGGACGCCGCGCTCAGCGCCACGCTCGAACAGGCCGAAAAGAAGCACATCGCCGCCACGCTCGAAGGCGTGCGCGACGACGTGCGCGCCGGCCATCGCCTGTCCACCGCGCTGGCCTCGCGCCCGCGCGACTTCCCCGAGATCTACCGCGCCCTGATCGGCGCCGGCGAGGAATCCGGCGACCTGGCGCAGGTCATGGAAAAACTGGCGGACTACATCGAAGAGCGCAACACTCTGCGCAGCAAGGTCATGACGGCGTTCATCTACCCCGCCGTGGTCGCCTGTGTCTCCGTCATCATCGTGATCTTCCTGCTGGGCTACGTCGTGCCGCAGGTGGTGTCGGCCTTCAACCACGCCAAGCAGCAGCTGCCGCTGCTGACCCGCATCATGCTTGGGCTGTCCGACTACGTGCGTGAATGGGGCCTGGCCACCGGCGCCGCCATCGCGCTGGCCATCGTGCTGTGGCGCTATTCCCTGCGCGTGCCCGCCGCCCGCCGCGCCTGGCACGCCCGCGTGCTGCGCCTGCCCCTGGCTGGCCGCTTCGTGCTCGGCGTCAACGCCGCCCGCTTCGCCTCGACCCTGGCCATCCTCTGCGGCAGCGGCGTCGCCCTGCTCACCGCCCTGGACGCCGCCCGCCGCACCCTCGGCAACGACGTCCTGCGCGGCGCCGTCGACGAAGCCGCCGCCCGCGTCCGCGAAGGCGCCTCCCTCTCAGCCTCCCTGGCCGCCCAGAAAGCCTTCCCTTCACTGCTCATCCATCTCATCGCCAGCGGCGAAAAAACCGGCCAGCTCCCCGAACTGCTCGACCGCGGCGCCCAGAACCTCTCGCGCGACCTCGAACGCCGCGCCATGGCCATGACCGCCCTGCTGGAACCCGCCCTCATCCTGCTGATGGGCGGCTTCGTCCTTCTGATCGTGCTGGCCGTGATGATGCCGATCCTGGAAATGAACCAGCTGATCCGCTAG
- the gspD gene encoding type II secretion system secretin GspD encodes MRHIAQLSLAVLLAASQLGPAASQAYAQQADNRVSLNFVDTDIPAVLRALSLFTKRNFLVDPRVKGKLTLVSDRPVDSGQALSMLTGALRLQGFAIVDVDGVTRVVPEADAKLQGSAVVGDPRPAPAAGGAGKGPVPLSSFARGGSGNSGEMLTRVFPLKYENAANLVPVLRPMVPPNNPINAYPGNNTLVVTDYADNLDRIAAVIARIDVPSSIDTDVVPVRSGIASDIAILASQLLDTQSSDPTQRIAVVADPRSNSVLIRAGSPARTRLARDLITKLDAQQNRSGNLHVVYMRNAQATRIAEVLGGLLTGQANSAPGAGPTGGTGGAGGALGQSGGNRSQASTSNTNTGLGMSNSSNSSGGNAKGGLSGDQDRIARDDSGNQAVSYSAGGATIQADPATNSLIIAAPEPLYRSLREVIDQLDQRRAQVLVESLIVEVSEQAAAEFGIQWMTGAGNINSGGTSFIGGTNLGGSGLSGKGPTSIDALGGGLSLGVVKGTVDVLGNKVINLGVLARAMQNSGEANILSTPNLLTLDNQSASILVGKTVPFVTGQYVTNGGNNNNPFQTIQREDVGLKLNIRPQISEGGAVKLDIYQEVSSIDESSSSATTGIVTNKRAIDTSVLIDDGQIIVLGGLLEENVTLTSNNVPGLSSIPVLGSLFKYDSRKRTKTNLMVFLRPYVVRDARQSASVTMDRYDYMRRAQGSAQPGDHWLLPNMQAPMLPPPGSAPSVSNNAYDMRPEQLAETMRRPPPTTVESFAVRQYPAARQTSDPAQPIRANLPLNVSVARDPSSLYGEAESTSATLQFASVKTRAEADRIAQRVQASGLQAYVQTGPGGMGYVVRSQVSKDPGTISTATALLKELGFKGELVSHL; translated from the coding sequence ATGCGTCATATCGCGCAACTCAGCCTTGCGGTCTTGCTAGCGGCAAGCCAACTCGGACCCGCGGCCAGCCAGGCCTATGCTCAACAGGCGGACAATCGCGTCAGCCTGAACTTCGTCGACACGGACATCCCCGCGGTACTGCGTGCGCTGTCGCTGTTCACCAAGCGCAATTTCCTGGTGGATCCCCGCGTGAAGGGCAAGCTCACGCTGGTGTCGGACCGGCCCGTCGATAGCGGGCAGGCGCTGTCGATGCTGACCGGCGCGCTGCGTTTGCAAGGTTTCGCGATCGTCGATGTGGACGGCGTGACGCGGGTGGTGCCGGAGGCCGACGCCAAGCTGCAGGGCAGCGCGGTGGTGGGCGATCCGCGGCCGGCGCCCGCCGCCGGCGGCGCGGGCAAGGGGCCGGTGCCGCTCTCGTCCTTCGCGCGCGGCGGCTCGGGCAACAGCGGCGAGATGCTGACGCGGGTGTTCCCGCTGAAGTACGAGAACGCGGCCAACCTGGTGCCGGTGCTGCGTCCGATGGTGCCGCCGAACAATCCGATCAACGCCTACCCCGGCAACAACACGCTGGTGGTGACCGACTACGCCGACAACCTCGACCGCATCGCGGCGGTGATCGCGCGCATCGACGTGCCCAGTTCGATCGACACCGACGTGGTGCCGGTGCGTTCGGGCATCGCCTCGGACATCGCCATCCTGGCGTCGCAACTGCTGGACACGCAGAGCAGCGACCCGACCCAGCGCATCGCGGTGGTGGCGGACCCGCGCAGCAACAGCGTGCTGATCCGCGCCGGCAGCCCGGCGCGCACGCGTCTGGCGCGCGACCTGATCACCAAGCTGGACGCGCAGCAGAACCGCTCCGGCAACCTGCACGTGGTCTACATGCGCAATGCGCAGGCCACCCGCATCGCCGAGGTGCTGGGCGGGCTGCTGACCGGCCAGGCCAATTCGGCGCCGGGGGCGGGCCCCACGGGCGGCACCGGCGGCGCGGGCGGCGCCCTCGGGCAGAGTGGTGGCAACCGGTCGCAGGCGTCCACTAGCAACACCAATACCGGCCTGGGCATGTCGAACTCGTCCAATAGCTCCGGCGGCAACGCCAAGGGCGGCCTGTCCGGCGACCAGGACCGCATCGCGCGCGACGATTCCGGCAACCAGGCGGTGTCGTACTCCGCCGGCGGGGCCACGATCCAGGCGGATCCGGCCACCAACTCGCTCATCATCGCGGCGCCCGAACCGTTGTACCGCAGCCTGCGCGAAGTGATCGACCAGCTCGACCAGCGCCGCGCGCAGGTGCTGGTGGAGAGCCTGATCGTCGAGGTCAGCGAGCAGGCGGCGGCCGAATTCGGCATCCAGTGGATGACCGGCGCGGGCAACATCAACAGCGGCGGCACCAGCTTCATCGGCGGCACCAACCTGGGCGGCAGCGGCTTGTCGGGCAAGGGCCCGACCTCGATCGACGCGCTCGGCGGCGGCCTCAGCCTGGGCGTGGTCAAGGGCACGGTCGACGTGCTCGGCAACAAGGTCATCAACCTGGGCGTGCTGGCCCGCGCGATGCAGAACAGCGGCGAAGCCAACATCCTGTCCACGCCGAACCTGCTGACGCTGGACAACCAGTCGGCCAGCATCCTGGTGGGCAAGACGGTGCCGTTCGTGACCGGCCAGTACGTCACCAACGGCGGCAATAACAACAACCCGTTCCAGACCATCCAGCGCGAGGACGTCGGCCTGAAGCTGAACATCCGGCCGCAGATCTCCGAAGGCGGCGCGGTCAAGCTCGACATCTACCAGGAAGTCAGCAGCATCGACGAAAGCAGTTCGTCCGCCACCACCGGCATCGTCACCAACAAGCGCGCCATCGACACCAGTGTGCTGATCGACGACGGCCAGATCATCGTGTTGGGCGGCCTGCTCGAAGAAAACGTGACGCTGACCTCCAACAACGTGCCGGGCCTGAGCTCGATCCCGGTGCTGGGCTCGCTGTTCAAGTACGACAGCCGCAAGCGCACCAAGACCAACCTGATGGTGTTCCTGCGCCCCTACGTGGTGCGCGATGCGCGCCAGAGCGCCAGTGTGACGATGGACCGCTACGACTACATGCGCCGCGCCCAGGGCAGCGCGCAGCCGGGCGACCACTGGCTGCTGCCGAACATGCAGGCGCCGATGCTGCCGCCGCCGGGATCGGCGCCATCGGTGTCCAACAACGCCTACGACATGCGGCCCGAGCAACTGGCCGAGACGATGCGGCGTCCGCCGCCCACGACGGTCGAGTCGTTCGCGGTGCGCCAGTATCCGGCGGCGCGCCAGACCAGCGATCCGGCGCAGCCGATCCGCGCCAACCTGCCGCTGAACGTGAGCGTGGCGCGCGACCCGTCTTCGCTCTATGGCGAAGCCGAGAGCACCAGCGCGACGCTGCAGTTCGCCTCGGTCAAGACACGCGCCGAGGCCGACCGCATCGCCCAGCGGGTGCAGGCCAGCGGCCTGCAGGCCTACGTGCAGACGGGGCCGGGCGGCATGGGCTACGTGGTGCGCAGCCAAGTGTCCAAGGACCCCGGCACCATCTCCACCGCGACGGCGTTGCTCAAGGAACTGGGCTTCAAGGGCGAACTGGTCTCGCACCTATGA
- a CDS encoding P-II family nitrogen regulator, translated as MKQVTAIIKPFKLDEVREALAEVGVSGLTVTEVKGFGRQKGHTELYRGAEYVVDFLPKIRVEVVLPDDQVEAAIEAVVKAARTGKIGDGKIFVTPVEQAIRIRTGESDEEAL; from the coding sequence GTGAAACAAGTCACCGCCATCATCAAACCCTTCAAGCTCGACGAAGTCCGCGAAGCGCTGGCCGAGGTCGGCGTCAGCGGGCTGACCGTGACCGAAGTGAAGGGGTTCGGGCGCCAGAAGGGGCATACCGAGTTGTACCGCGGGGCGGAATACGTGGTGGATTTCCTGCCGAAGATCCGCGTCGAGGTGGTGCTGCCGGACGACCAGGTCGAGGCGGCGATCGAGGCGGTGGTGAAGGCGGCCCGTACCGGGAAGATCGGGGATGGCAAGATCTTTGTTACGCCGGTCGAGCAGGCCATCCGGATTCGGACGGGGGAGAGCGACGAAGAGGCGCTTTGA
- a CDS encoding TonB-dependent receptor plug domain-containing protein, producing MSFAFPSRTPSRFRLAALAAALTAAGATQAQTTAPADHTATLPAITVIDRSNQGSMRPGALRDELVKTESISERAIAKAGATNINEALDKNPGIAVQVECSICNVRNVLLNNLPGRYTTMMIDGVPIFSSVSSAYGLDSVSVYGVERIDIARGAGASLIAPEALSGSVNIVTKRPTEAENRARAQVGSYGSRQGDAYLARPFEGGAITATLNYNKHDSVDADHNGISEYTGYDRRLGGVGFFLDDAGGFKVRGRVDVVNEKRGGGALGNDYSAIKHSTRGNPFDWRQGVHGSPDRDGWVNPSDGSIEPYDEGPGGDRGGRGGMSEIIFTDRLQFISTAEKSFGDSVLRLAVGAAQHKQDSFYEQATYIARQKQYYAEASWQTPIAGWLTTAGANLRYEDLKSHGSMEDGTPVQGVDDYLYRTPALFLQAYRTFLDDALEINGSVRYDRHNVFGGITSPRLNALYHHTERLASRFSVGKGFRAPTSFFEQEHGILNTIHIDRQITKPEESFNASYALNYADDRLAVTGSYNYNHIKNFAMLDPDQHDAAGNDITVFSSARQPVIVQGVDLTMSYLVTPALSVMAAAEAFNYRFPAKTLIFARPNAKAYLGLDYDRGDFDFNAKLVWTGPMNLRKFHDDGSGSPNRYDLDGHPKRDKSPGFFTLDLRGEYAVNKHFTLYAGVDNLFDYKQTDKESPLFVNGDGEPDVTQLWGPSRGRYLYAGTKVSF from the coding sequence ATGTCTTTCGCCTTCCCCTCCCGCACGCCCTCCCGCTTCCGGCTCGCCGCCCTGGCGGCGGCGCTGACCGCCGCCGGCGCCACGCAGGCCCAGACCACCGCGCCCGCCGACCACACCGCCACGCTGCCCGCGATCACCGTCATCGACCGCTCCAACCAGGGATCGATGCGGCCCGGCGCCCTGCGCGACGAACTGGTCAAGACCGAATCCATCAGTGAACGCGCCATCGCCAAGGCCGGCGCCACCAACATCAACGAAGCGCTCGACAAGAATCCCGGCATCGCCGTGCAGGTGGAATGCTCGATCTGCAACGTGCGCAACGTGCTGCTGAACAACCTGCCCGGCCGCTACACCACGATGATGATCGACGGCGTGCCGATCTTCTCCTCGGTATCGTCGGCCTACGGGCTGGACAGCGTCAGCGTCTACGGCGTCGAGCGCATCGACATCGCGCGCGGCGCCGGCGCCAGCCTGATCGCCCCCGAAGCCCTGTCCGGCTCGGTCAACATCGTCACCAAGCGCCCCACCGAGGCCGAGAACCGCGCCCGCGCGCAGGTCGGCAGCTACGGCTCGCGCCAGGGCGACGCCTACCTGGCGCGGCCGTTCGAGGGCGGCGCCATCACCGCCACGCTCAACTACAACAAGCATGACTCGGTCGACGCCGACCACAACGGCATCTCCGAATACACCGGCTACGACCGCCGACTGGGCGGCGTCGGCTTCTTCCTCGACGACGCCGGCGGCTTCAAGGTGCGCGGCCGGGTCGACGTGGTCAATGAAAAGCGCGGCGGCGGCGCGCTGGGCAATGATTACTCGGCCATCAAGCACAGCACTCGCGGCAACCCGTTCGACTGGCGCCAGGGCGTGCACGGCTCCCCCGACCGCGACGGCTGGGTCAACCCGTCGGACGGCAGCATCGAACCCTACGACGAAGGCCCCGGCGGCGATCGCGGCGGCCGCGGCGGCATGTCCGAGATCATCTTCACCGACCGCCTGCAGTTCATCTCCACCGCCGAAAAGTCGTTCGGCGACAGCGTGCTGCGCCTGGCCGTCGGCGCCGCCCAGCACAAGCAGGACAGCTTCTACGAACAGGCCACCTACATCGCCCGCCAGAAGCAGTATTACGCCGAAGCCAGCTGGCAGACGCCCATCGCCGGCTGGCTCACCACCGCCGGCGCCAACCTCCGCTACGAAGACCTCAAGAGCCACGGCAGCATGGAAGACGGCACGCCGGTGCAGGGCGTCGACGACTACCTCTACCGCACGCCGGCGCTGTTCCTGCAGGCCTACCGCACCTTCCTGGACGACGCCCTGGAAATCAACGGCTCGGTCCGCTACGACCGCCACAACGTCTTCGGCGGCATCACCTCGCCGCGCCTGAACGCGCTCTACCACCACACCGAGCGGCTGGCCAGCCGCTTCAGCGTGGGCAAGGGCTTCCGCGCGCCCACCAGCTTCTTCGAGCAGGAACACGGCATCCTCAACACCATCCACATCGACCGCCAGATCACCAAGCCCGAGGAATCGTTCAACGCCAGCTATGCGCTCAACTACGCCGACGACCGCCTCGCGGTGACCGGCTCGTACAACTACAACCACATCAAGAACTTCGCCATGCTCGACCCCGACCAGCACGATGCGGCCGGCAACGACATCACGGTGTTCTCCAGCGCCCGCCAGCCGGTCATCGTGCAGGGCGTCGACCTGACGATGTCCTACCTGGTGACGCCGGCCCTGAGCGTGATGGCGGCGGCCGAGGCGTTCAACTACCGCTTCCCCGCCAAGACGCTGATCTTCGCCCGCCCCAACGCCAAGGCCTATCTCGGCCTGGACTACGACCGCGGCGATTTCGACTTCAACGCCAAGCTGGTCTGGACCGGCCCCATGAACCTGCGCAAGTTCCACGACGATGGCTCGGGCAGCCCGAACCGCTACGACCTCGACGGCCATCCCAAGCGCGACAAGAGCCCCGGCTTCTTCACCCTGGACCTGCGCGGCGAATACGCGGTCAACAAGCACTTCACGCTGTATGCCGGCGTCGACAACCTGTTCGACTACAAGCAGACCGACAAGGAAAGCCCGCTGTTCGTCAACGGCGACGGCGAACCCGACGTGACGCAGCTGTGGGGGCCGAGCCGCGGGCGCTACCTGTACGCCGGCACCAAGGTCAGCTTCTGA